The Thermoanaerobaculia bacterium genomic interval CAGGAGGCCTGCCTGACGCAGCGCCGTGAGCTCGCGGTTCTTGCGCTCGAGCTGCAGGTGAATACGCTCGATCACGTCGAAGACACCACCCAGGAAAAAGAGCGTGGCGACGAAGACGAAGCCGTCGAGCAGGAGGTTCCCGCCCCACCCGGTGAGGTAGGGAAACAATGCGTGCCGGGCGGTCTCGAGCACCACCACGAAGCCCAGCGAAGCGGCGAACGCAATCCATTTGAGCCGCCGGATCGTGAGCGGCCTCGCGTCGTCGCTCGGGTGGCTCCTGGGGGAGTGCGGGTGGTGGGGGTGGGTGTCGGGGCTCACTCGCGCAGGGATCCGATACGCAACAGAGCGTATATCGGATCCCAGCCGAGGGCACCGGTAGCAAGGGGAACCCAGGAAAACAGCAGCAGGCCGACCCGCAGGATCCCCTCCACGGCGCCGGAGGTCGCCACCGCGATCATGGCGATTCCGACCAGGATGCGCAGGATTCGCTCCCAGCGTGCGATGTTTTTGGATGCCATGAAGTGGTCGCGTCTCCTCGGAGATGGAGTAGAGGGACCATGATTCACCCGAGGCTTCGGGAAAACGCTGAATCGGGTGGCGCAGGTGCTGCCCGCAGGGGTAGGAGTGCCCCGGGCGCGATAGACTCCAGGTGCCATGTCAGGTCGAGCACCGCTGCGCACGTTGAATTACGGGCCCCTACCTTCGTCCGAGAGCGTCAGGGTCGATGCCGTCGGCATCGAGGAGCGCGCCGCCGCGCTCGCCAAGCGCTCGATCAAGAAAGAGGCCAAGCGCGCCGGAATCCGGCTGGCGATTTCGATGATCGATCTGACTACGCTCGAAGGCAAGGACTCGGAGGGCAAGGTCCTGCAGCTCTGCCAGAAGGCGCGCCACCCCCTGCCGGGCGACGCGAGCGTCCCGGCGGTCGCCGCGGTCTGCGTCTACCCCAACTTCGTGGCCGTCGCCCGCCGCGGGCTCGCCGGGACACCCATCCAGGTCGCCTCGGTCGCGACCGGCTTCCCGTCCGGGCTCGTGCCGCTGCCCGTGAAGCTCGATGAGACCCGGCGGGCCGTCGAGTTTGGCGCCGACGAAGTAGACATGGTCATCGACCGTGGCGCTTTCCTCTCGGGCGACTTCGCCCGGGTCGCCGACGAGATCTCCGCCGTGAAGGAGGCCTGCGGCCGGGCTCACCTCAAGGTGATCCTCGAAACCGGCGAGCTCCTGACCTACGACAACGTCCGCCGCGCCTCGGACCTGGCGATCGCCGCCGGGGCCGATTTCATCAAGACCTCGACCGGCAAGATCCAACCTGCGGCGACGCCCGGAGTCGTCCTGGTGATGCTCGAAGCAATTCGTGACCACTACCTCGCCACCGGCCGAAAGATCGGCATGAAGCCTGCCGGCGGTGTGCGCACGACGAAGCAGGCGCTGCACATGCTGGTGCTGGTCAAGGAGACCCTGGGGGACGCCTGGCTCACTCCCGGCCTCTTCCGCATCGGAGCGTCGACGCTCACCAACGATCTCCTGATGCAGTTGGTCAAGGAATCCACGGGCGCCTATCAGAGTGCGGACTACTTCTCGAACGACTGAACCCCCGGGCCCACGAATCCGGACAGAGCGATAGGATCAGTTCGAGCACCGGACCTCCCCGACCGTGTATCGCCAACCCCGCAGCGGCTTCAGCCGCGTCCCCTTCATCCAGGCCTGCACCGTCACCTGGGACGGCCTCGAGACCGCCTGTCTGGTCTGCAACATTTCGATCCTCGGCGTCTACCTGCACCTCGAGGCGCCGCTCGAGCGCCGCCGCGAAGTGACGTTGCGCTTTCAGCTCGCCGACGGTGGCCCGGAGATCGAGGCCGCGGCCGTGGTCACCTGGGTGAACGAGATCCCTCCCGAAGGCGCGACCGGTCTGCCGCTGGGCTGCGGGCTGCGCTTCTTGCGGGTTGCCGCTGACGACCTGCGGCGCATCGCGGCGCTGGTCGCGGCCTACGTCGCCGCTCCCCAGGAGCACGCCGGAGTCGGTGTCGGCCAGCCGTTCACCGGCCGGGTGCGGATTCCGTTCATCGCTACCTGCACGCTCACCGGCAGGTTCGGCATCCGGCACGCAAGCCTCTGCAACCTGAGCGTCCTCGGGGTCTACGTGGCGCTCGAGGATATGCCGGCGTTGGGCGCCCGCGGCCGGATCTCGTTCCATCTCCCGCGCGCCAGCGAAGAGTTCCGCGCCGAGGTTCGGGTCTGTTGGCAGAACCCCGAGTTTCCGGCGCGCGCCCACGCGCTGCCACCGGGTTGCGGCCTCTGTTTCGAGAACCTCGAACCGAAACAGGAGGACCTGCTGCGCAGCCTGGTCGCCGAGTATCAGCGCAACCTGGTGCACTCCGCCAGGGCTGCGGGCGCCGAGGGTACCGCCGGAGCTACCGGCACGGCCCGCTGAGCCCGCCGGCGTCGTCCAACCCGATCCCGGCCGCCCGCAGTGCCGCGTCGACCTGACCCGCCCAGTCGTGATGGGCGGAGGGGGAGGCCGGGCTGGGGTGCGGGATCCGCGTCACCGTCGGAGCTCCTGCGGAACCGGCCTTCCGATCCTCCGAGCCAGCCGCGTCATTTCCGATTGCCCGGCGGACGGCTGCTTCGGCGACCGCTCCGACGGCGACGACGCGGCGTACCGCGAGCACCGCCACGACTTCGGCGAGGGCGGCGTCGCAGACCGCCTCGATGGCGGCGCGTTCGACGCGTGGCAGCTTCTCGGGCGTCAGGTTTCTTCCACCCGCCTCGAGGAATCCGAGCGGACACCAGTTCCAGACGAAAGCGCGGGCGAAGAAGCGCTCCGGCGTGCCGAATCGGGACCGCGCCCAGCCCCAGAGGCGCGCCCCCGAGACCTCGCTGCGCCGGCAGGCGAAGCCCTGCACCGGGCGCTTCGGGTGTTCGGCGGGCGGACGCGAGACGGCGCCCTCGATGCCGAGCCAGTCGCGCACCATGCCGATCTCGCCGAACGGCACGCCGGTCTGCATCATGCCGAACGGGCCGGGGTTCATGCCGACGAACAGGAGCTCCTTCGGGCCGCGCCCCCAGCGCTCGAGATAGAGCTCGAGCGGTTCGCGGGCGTAGACCAGCGGGTTGTAGACGAACGCTACCGGCGGCGCGAAGTCGAGCGCGCCGGCCGCGCCGGCGAGGCGCCGCGTCAGAGGGACGAGCGACGGGGTCTGGCCTGCGGCGGGCAGGAACGGGTCGGGCATCGAGAAGGAGCGTAACAGGCGGAACGGGCGGTAGGATGGCCTCCGTCTTGAGCTACGCACCGATCTCCGACTACCCGCGACGGGCCCACTTCGACTTCTATCGCTCGCATCCGTCGCCGTTCTACTCGGTCACTTTCGAGCTCGACGCGGGGCGCCTGCGCGAGCGGCTCGCCGACGAAGGGGCGCCGGTCTACGCCGGCCTCTGCTGGCACTTCCACCGGGCGCTTCTCACGCTGCCGGCTTTCCGTGTGCGCCTGGCGGGCGATGAGCTCGTGCTCCACGACCGATTGCGAATGGGACTGACGGTGCCGGCGCCGCGCCGTACCTTCACTTTCGCCACCTTCGAATGGCAGCCGGACTGGGCGGCGTTCGCCGCCTCCGCCCGCGGCGTGCTCGCCCGCGCCTCCGAGACCATCGACTTGACCGGCGGCAGCGAGCCCGACTTCGCCTACTACACGGCGTTGCCGAAGATCCCCTTCGCCGCTTTCACGCACGTGACGCTCACCGACCCGACTGCCGGCCAGCCGGGCACGGCGTTCGGCAAGCTCGCCTCTCGCGAAGGGCGACTCGTGGTGCCGGCCGGCGTCCAGGTCAACCACCTGTTCATCGACGGTGGCGATCTGGGCGATCTCTACGAGGCCGTTCAGGCGAGTTTCAACAGCCCCGGCTGAGCGGGGGCGCCCGACCGCCCGGGTCTCAGGGACGGCGGAAGGCGCGAACGATGGCGACCGGCGGCGTGAGGCTCTGGTCGGTTGCCGGTGAGGCCTGGATCTTCCGCACCACGTCGAGGCCGCTCGTCACCCGGCCGAACGCCGCGAAGCCCTGGCCGTCGGGATTCCTCGCGCCGCCGAAGTCGAGAACGGGCGAGTCCTCGAGACAGACGAAGAAGTCGGAGGTCGCGCTGTCGGGAGTGCCGCGGGCCATCGAGAGCGTCCCGGCGAGGTGGCGGAGGCCGGTGTCGCGGGTGCGCTCGAGGGGCACCGGCGGGAAGTCCTCCGTCTGCCGCAGCGGCGCGACGCCGGCCTGCACGACCGCGATCGGCACGTCGGGGCGCGTCTCGGTGTCCGGCCGAACCGTGCGATGGAAGCGCCCGCCGTCGTAGCGCCCGGCGTCGACGTAGCGCAGGAAGTTCGCCGCCGAGAGCGGGGCGCGGACGAGGTCGATCTCGAGGTCGATCGCGCCCAGCTCCGTTTCGAGGCGGACGACGACAGGCGCGGCGCTCTCCGGTGCCGGTGCCGGCGGCGACGCCTGGGCGACCAGGGGACTGCCCAGGCAGGCGAGCAGCAGGAGGCTCCGGAGAGCGAGGGCAGGCGCCGGGTGTCTCATGGCCGGAGATCCTAACGGCTCCCGGGCTCCCGGAGTAGAATTCGCGCCATGCCAAAGGACGCGCCGATCGTTCTGGAGGGTGCCGCGCGGGTGCAGGCCGAGCGTCCGGCGCTCGAGTTCGGCGGTGCCTGGGAGTATTCGCCGGCGCCGGAGTCGACCAGCCATGTGAAGCTGGAGAAGCGCTACGAGCTGTTCATCGGTGGCAAGTTCGTGGCGCCTTCGTCCGGCCGCTACTTCGAGACCGTGAATCCGGCGACCGAGAAGGTCCTGGCCGAGGTCGCGGAGGCGGGGGAGGCCGATGTCGAGGTAGCGGTGCGCGCCGCGGAGGCCGGATTCAAGGTCTGGTCGAAGCTCGCGCCGCTCGAACGCGGCAAGTACCTCTACCGCATCGCCCGCCTGCTGCAGGAGAAAGCGCGTGAGTTCGCCATCCTCGAGACGATGGACGGCGGCAAGCCGATCAAGGAGTCGCGCGACGTCGACATCCCGCTCGCCGCGGCGCACTTCTTCTACCACGCCGGCTGGGCCGACAAGCTGCACTACGCCTTCCCGGGACGCAGCGCCGGCTCGGTCCGGCCGCTCGGCGTCTGCGGCCAGATCATCCCGTGGAACTTCCCGCTCCTCATGGCGGCCTGGAAGATCGCGCCGGCGCTCGCCTGCGGCAACACGGTGGTTCTCAAACCGGCCGAGACGACGCCGCTCACCGCGCTCCACCTGGCGAAGATTTTCCAGGAAGCGGAGCTCCCGCCCGGAGTGGTGAACATCCTCCCGGGGGCCGGCGAGACCGGCGCGCATCTGGTCAATCATCCGCGAGTGAAGAAGATCGCCTTCACCGGATCGACCGAGGTCGGCAAGCTCATCCAGCGCACCACCGCCGCCTCCGGCAAGCGCCTGACGCTCGAGCTCGGCGGCAAGGCGGCCAACATCGTGTTTGCCGATGCCGCGCTCGACCAGGCGGTCGAAGGGATCGTCAACGGCATCTATTTCAACCAGGGGCATGTGTGCTGCGCGGGCTCGCGGCTCCTGGTCGAAGAGTCGGTGGCCGACACGCTGATCGCCAAGCTCGACTGGCGGATCCGCCAGCTCCGGGTCGGCGACCCGCTGGACAAGAACACCGACGTCGGGGCGATCAACTCGCGCGCCCAGCTCGAGAAGATCCGCGAGATGACGGCCTACGGCGTCGAAGAGGGGGCCCACCTCCACCAGTCGCAGTGCGCGCTGCCGGCGAAGGGCTACTTCTTCCCGCCGACCTACTTCACCGAGGTCGCGCAGTCGCACCGCATCGCGCGCGAGGAGATCTTCGGTCCGGTGCTGGCGGTGATGACCTTCCGCACCGCCGACGAGGCGATCGAGAAGGCCAACAACCTCGCCTACGGCCTCTCGGCCGGCGTCTGGACCGACAAGGGCGCCAAGATCTTCGCCATGACCAAGCGCCTGAAGGCCGGCGTCGTCTGGGCGAACACCTTCAACAAGTTCGACCCCACCAGCCCCTTCGGCGGCTACAAAGAGTCCGGCTTCGGCCGCGAAGGCGGCCTCCACGGCCTCGAGGCGTACATCGACCTCGCGTAAACACCGGACCGCAGTTGTAGCGACCAGAAGTTCGAGCCGAGACCGGCCGCCGCATTGTCGGCTGGGCGATGTGCACCCATCTGCGCACCGAGCTCGTCGCGGAAGCGCTCGAGATGGCGCTCGCACGGCGAAAGCCGGAGGACGTGATTCACCACTCCGATCAAGGATGCCATTACACCTCGATCGAATTTGGCAGGCGCTGCCGTGAAGGGCATGTCCGGCCATCGATGGGCACGGTCGGCGAATACTTCGACAACGCCATCTGCGAGAGCTCCCTCGCTACGCTCGAGTGCGAGCTGCTCGATCGAAGGACGTTTCGTACCCAGGTCGAGGCCCGGATGTCGGTCCCGTCCCATATCGAAGGCTTCTACAACCATCGACGCCGGCGCTCGGCGATCGGGAACCTCAGCCCGATGCGCTGCGAAGTTTGTCACGGCGATGCGATCGCAGCCGGCGAGCTCGACAGCACGCCGCGTTTCCGTGGGACCGAAGGGCTCGTGGAGCCCCTGCAGGGCTCCCCGACAAGCCCACAGCCGGCCGTATGAGTGAAAGCCGAAAACTGTCCACCGAAACGGGGCGGCTCCAGTGCACGGCTACTCATGGAGGTCGCTCTGCTCGGCGACACATGGTTGTGTATGCTGTCTGTGGCTCAGGAATCCGGGCCAAATTGGCTGCTCTCTGAGGGGGGCGAGCGCCTGGTTCCGGGGGTCGGTGGTGGATGGGCGGCGTTACAAGGACTTGTTGCAAGGGAAAACCAAGGGGAAGGAATGCTACTCCCATTGCGCGCTTCTACCCGCAGGCTGCGCTATTCGCTTCTAGCATGCTTGCTGTTCCTCGTCGAATCGAGAGAAGCGTTAAGTCAAACCACTCCAGAGCAGAGTTTTTCCGAAAACCTGATCGTGTCGGAGCTCGTGGTTTTCGTCGATGACTCCGTGTTGCCTGAAATGGAATCATTCTCACGCAAGGCGCCCTCAGATTTCATGGTGCTAATCGACGGGCTTCCGGCTGAGATCTTCGTGCCGAGCCGCCTGGATGCGGCTGACGTCTCAATGGATCGCAAGAAGACTAATTTCGATGAGCTTCCAACGGTCGCGCATCTCGTCTGGGTCGATGCGGACTTGGCATCCCAGTCGCAGATTGCTGCTGCTGCGAGTCAGTTGGCCGCAGCTTTCAAGCACTTTCCAGAGAATGAGACCTTCTCGTTGGTTGAAGTCACTCGGGAGTTAGTCTCCGCGCATCGCAACATTTCGAAGACGGACCTTGTACTTCGTTTGCTTGCCTTGGCTTCTACTCGAGAGGCTCAAGTGCGGCCGACCATAGAGCAGCAAGTCGCGGCTTTGAATCGACTTGCGACCGAGATTCCGACCTTCGAGCCAGCAGATATCGGTGCGATGTGGCTGGTCGTTGAGCCGTGGTCGCTTGATCCGGCTGCTGCTGAGGCAATATTTCGCCAGGACGCTGACGAAAGTTGCTCAAGGACCGCGCTTGGCGCATTACAGAGGGCCTTTCGAATCGTAGCCAGCTTCGGGTGGGTCGCCTTTCCCGTTACCGTCCGGACGGTAGGTTCTGCCCCGGCACTGCGGCCTGAGATTTCAGGCTACGACAAATTCATGGAACGGGAGCCAGCGACGCGAGCAAAGCGCTTTAAAGCGTTCACGTGGACGCTTTTTCGGAAGCGAGCTCGTGAGGCGCGCAAGACGCCCGGATCTAGCGTCGCGCGTTCCCTCGAAGTGGCTCTCGATGTTCAGCTTGCGCCCATGGCGATTCTGGCCCGCGAGACGTCAGGCTCAATTGCCGGAGACACCTTTCGAGTCGGCCGCCTGGCACAACAGCTCAGGCAGCGGCGGCGCCTTGTCGTTCGAGATGCGGCCGTCGTGGGTGCGAGTCTTCGAAAGCTCAAGGTCTTGTGGACGGCGGGCGATGGTCGAGCGGTCCCAGCGCTTCCGTGGCTCTCATCAACTAGTCCCCTCGAGCTGGGTATCGCGCGCCTGCTAAGCGTCTTGCAAGAATCCAGGCCGCTTGTTGGCTCCCCTGTGACACTTCGCGCATCAAGAATGGGCGAAGCTGACGAACCCACACTCTGCTTCGCAGATCCAGGCAAGCGCCCAGCGAGGCGAGCGCTCTGGTGGGACGGCGCGCGCGAGAGGATTGGAGTAAGAACTTCAGAGCAGACTGCAGAGTCTGACGGTGGGTGCGTCCAGCTTCCCGGCGGACTCAAAGGCTCAGACGCCGCAGTGCTTGAATCGCTGAATTCGATGGAGTGGGGGGGCGGAAGCATCTCGGCCCTGTCTCGTCAAGACAGGACCGAGTCGACGATGTCTGGCGAATTCCAAGACAGTCCCCCCGACCGCTAGGAAGATTGAAGAGTGCCAGCCCAGCTGAGGCGAAATGTCATAGCCTCAGGGCAATTGACTGGCGCCGTACAGGCCTCCCGCCACACCTCAGCTTTGTGATCTTGGGTTCTGGATCCTGCTTTCACGGGATCGTGTCGGGATTGCAGAAGCTATATCCTCCGACCGGATCGCAAATGAAGTAGTCGAGAAAAGTCGAGCAAGAGAGCTCGCAGCAGTCCGTCTCCGAAATCGAGTAGAG includes:
- a CDS encoding DUF2892 domain-containing protein, coding for MASKNIARWERILRILVGIAMIAVATSGAVEGILRVGLLLFSWVPLATGALGWDPIYALLRIGSLRE
- the deoC gene encoding deoxyribose-phosphate aldolase — translated: MSGRAPLRTLNYGPLPSSESVRVDAVGIEERAAALAKRSIKKEAKRAGIRLAISMIDLTTLEGKDSEGKVLQLCQKARHPLPGDASVPAVAAVCVYPNFVAVARRGLAGTPIQVASVATGFPSGLVPLPVKLDETRRAVEFGADEVDMVIDRGAFLSGDFARVADEISAVKEACGRAHLKVILETGELLTYDNVRRASDLAIAAGADFIKTSTGKIQPAATPGVVLVMLEAIRDHYLATGRKIGMKPAGGVRTTKQALHMLVLVKETLGDAWLTPGLFRIGASTLTNDLLMQLVKESTGAYQSADYFSND
- a CDS encoding PilZ domain-containing protein, which gives rise to MYRQPRSGFSRVPFIQACTVTWDGLETACLVCNISILGVYLHLEAPLERRREVTLRFQLADGGPEIEAAAVVTWVNEIPPEGATGLPLGCGLRFLRVAADDLRRIAALVAAYVAAPQEHAGVGVGQPFTGRVRIPFIATCTLTGRFGIRHASLCNLSVLGVYVALEDMPALGARGRISFHLPRASEEFRAEVRVCWQNPEFPARAHALPPGCGLCFENLEPKQEDLLRSLVAEYQRNLVHSARAAGAEGTAGATGTAR
- a CDS encoding single-stranded DNA-binding protein, with protein sequence MTRRLAGAAGALDFAPPVAFVYNPLVYAREPLELYLERWGRGPKELLFVGMNPGPFGMMQTGVPFGEIGMVRDWLGIEGAVSRPPAEHPKRPVQGFACRRSEVSGARLWGWARSRFGTPERFFARAFVWNWCPLGFLEAGGRNLTPEKLPRVERAAIEAVCDAALAEVVAVLAVRRVVAVGAVAEAAVRRAIGNDAAGSEDRKAGSAGAPTVTRIPHPSPASPSAHHDWAGQVDAALRAAGIGLDDAGGLSGPCR
- a CDS encoding peptidylprolyl isomerase; protein product: MRHPAPALALRSLLLLACLGSPLVAQASPPAPAPESAAPVVVRLETELGAIDLEIDLVRAPLSAANFLRYVDAGRYDGGRFHRTVRPDTETRPDVPIAVVQAGVAPLRQTEDFPPVPLERTRDTGLRHLAGTLSMARGTPDSATSDFFVCLEDSPVLDFGGARNPDGQGFAAFGRVTSGLDVVRKIQASPATDQSLTPPVAIVRAFRRP
- a CDS encoding aldehyde dehydrogenase family protein, with the translated sequence MPKDAPIVLEGAARVQAERPALEFGGAWEYSPAPESTSHVKLEKRYELFIGGKFVAPSSGRYFETVNPATEKVLAEVAEAGEADVEVAVRAAEAGFKVWSKLAPLERGKYLYRIARLLQEKAREFAILETMDGGKPIKESRDVDIPLAAAHFFYHAGWADKLHYAFPGRSAGSVRPLGVCGQIIPWNFPLLMAAWKIAPALACGNTVVLKPAETTPLTALHLAKIFQEAELPPGVVNILPGAGETGAHLVNHPRVKKIAFTGSTEVGKLIQRTTAASGKRLTLELGGKAANIVFADAALDQAVEGIVNGIYFNQGHVCCAGSRLLVEESVADTLIAKLDWRIRQLRVGDPLDKNTDVGAINSRAQLEKIREMTAYGVEEGAHLHQSQCALPAKGYFFPPTYFTEVAQSHRIAREEIFGPVLAVMTFRTADEAIEKANNLAYGLSAGVWTDKGAKIFAMTKRLKAGVVWANTFNKFDPTSPFGGYKESGFGREGGLHGLEAYIDLA
- a CDS encoding DDE-type integrase/transposase/recombinase; the encoded protein is MCTHLRTELVAEALEMALARRKPEDVIHHSDQGCHYTSIEFGRRCREGHVRPSMGTVGEYFDNAICESSLATLECELLDRRTFRTQVEARMSVPSHIEGFYNHRRRRSAIGNLSPMRCEVCHGDAIAAGELDSTPRFRGTEGLVEPLQGSPTSPQPAV